In Sorghum bicolor cultivar BTx623 chromosome 10, Sorghum_bicolor_NCBIv3, whole genome shotgun sequence, one genomic interval encodes:
- the LOC8065525 gene encoding vacuolar amino acid transporter 1 — MENNTPPKSGTGFFKTCFNGVNALSGVGILSIPYALSQGGWLSLLIFLTIAIICFYTGILLQRCIDSSSLVKTYPDIGELAFGRKGKIIVAIFLYLELYLVAIDFLILEGDNLEKLFPNANFHAAGLKVGSKQGFVLIFSLLVLPTTWLRSLNMLAYVALGGVMASVILIASVLWVGTFDGVGFHKKGVPVDWSGMPTAMSLYAFCFSGHAVFPMIYTGMRNRKTFPTVLLICFIICTLSYGLTGVVGYLMFGESLSSQVTLNLPSNRFASNVAIYTTLINPFTKFALLITPIAEAIEDKLHVGKNRTVSIVIRTALVVSTTIVALAVPFFAYVVALTGSFLSSTVTMLIPCVCYLKISSRTSRNLRLELVVCLVIIMIGAGVIVVGTYSSLKQIVNSF, encoded by the exons ATGGAGAACAATACTCCTCCAAAATCTGGGACAGGCTTCTTCAAAACTTGCTTCAATGGAGTTAATGCTCTCTCAG ggGTTGGAATATTATCTATTCCATATGCATTGTCTCAAGGAGGATGGTTGAGCTTACTTATTTTCTTAACCATAGCCATCATCTGTTTCTATACTGGTATTCTCCTACAGAGATGTATAGACTCGAGTTCGCTTGTTAAGACCTATCCTGATATTGGTGAGCTAGCTTTTGGGCGGAAAGGGAAAATCATAGTAGCAATATTCTTGTACCTAGAGCTGTATCTTGTGgctattgatttcttgatattaGAAGGTGACAACTTGGAGAAATTATTTCCAAATGCTAACTTCCATGCTGCTGGGCTCAAGGTTGGAAGCAAGCAAGGGTTTGTGTTGATCTTCAGTCTACTTGTTTTACCAACAACATGGCTTCGGAGCTTGAACATGCTTGCATATGTCGCCCTAGGTGGAGTCATGGCTTCTGTCATTTTAATCGCCTCTGTTCTGTGGGTTGGAACATTTGATGGGGTTGGTTTTCATAAGAAAGGTGTGCCTGTGGACTGGTCTGGTATGCCAACTGCTATGAGCTTATATGCGTTCTGCTTCAGTGGCCATGCTGTTTTTCCGATGATATACACCGGCATGAGAAACAGGAAAACGTTCCCCACA GTGTTGCTCATCTGCTTCATTATATGCACTCTTAGCTACGGTCTGACTGGTGTCGTTGGATACTTGATGTTTGGGGAATCACTAAGTTCCCAGGTGACTCTGAACCTTCCATCAAACCGTTTTGCCTCCAACGTCGCGATCTACACGACGTTGATCAATCCGTTCACCAAGTTCGCGCTGCTGATCACTCCAATAGCAGAGGCTATCGAGGATAAGCTTCATGTGGGCAAGAACAGGACCGTCAGTATTGTCATCCGGACTGCCCTGGTCGTCAGCACAACCATTGTGGCCCTTGCCGTGCCCTTCTTTGCCTATGTCGTCGCTCTTACGGGCTCGTTTCTCAGCAGCACGGTCACAATGTTGATACCTTGTGTTTGCTACCTGAAGATCAGCTCAAGAACCTCCAGGAATCTGAGGCTGGAGCTGGTAGTTTGCTTGGTTATTATCATGATTGGGGCGGGGGTAATTGTGGTCGGCACGTATAGCTCACTGAAACAGATTGTTAATAGCTTTTGA
- the LOC8081290 gene encoding pentatricopeptide repeat-containing protein At1g62260, mitochondrial, with product MDQADSLVRQHNRSLMGLLRRGRFSAARRLFDALPARSVVTWNSFLAALSRRRDVRAARSFFDAMPMRDIISWNTLLAAYARSLQPDHLAAARRLFDEMPQRDAVSWSTLLGAYTRRGLMEEAQRLFDEMPHRNPASWNTMVTGFFAIGQMRKALNVFEAMPVKDSASLSAMVSGFIRNGWLHEADELLTKRLRAMDMDKAVDAFNTLIAAYGQTGRVTDARRLFSMIPKTQSQHKGHKRRVFERNVVSWNSMMMCYIRTGDVCSARALFDEMPFKDLVTWNTMIAGYTQASDMEEAEKLFGEVPAPDAVTWNLMIRGFTQKGDVEHARGFFDRMPEQSTITWNTMISGYEQNEDYDCTIKLFQRMLEVGERPDPHTFSSVLAACASLAMLRLGAQLHQLIEKSFLPDTATNNALMTMYSRCGELTSAKAIFSQMHTQKDLVSWNALIGGYEHHGNATEALRLFQEMRSAKVMPTHITFISLLSACGNAGLVSEGQVVFHTMVHEYGLAPRVEHYAALVNLIGRHGQLEDALEVIKSMPIAPDRAVWGAFLGACTAKKNEVLAAVAANALSKIDPESSAPYVLMHNLHAHEGRWGSASVVREDMERLGIHKHPGYSWIDLHDKRLELDGHVKLLYLEKRRGFAV from the exons ATGGACCAAGCCGACAGCCTTGTCCGCCAGCACAACCGCTCTCTTATGGGGCTCCTCCGCCGCGGCCGCTTCTCTGCCGCCCGCCGCCTTTTCGACGCGCTTCCTGCCCGCTCCGTGGTCACATGGAACTCGTTCCTCGCGGCGCTCTCGCGCCGCAGAGACGTGAGAGCTGCGCGCTCCTTCTTCGACGCCATGCCAATGCGAGACATCATCTCTTGGAACACGCTCCTTGCTGCGTACGCTCGGTCACTGCAACCCGATCACctcgccgccgcgcgccgcctGTTCGACGAAATGCCTCAGCGCGATGCCGTCTCGTGGAGCACACTTCTCGGCGCCTACACGCGCCGCGGGCTAATGGAGGAAGCCCAGAGGCTGTTTGATGAGATGCCACATAGGAATCCGGCTTCTTGGAATACCATGGTCACGGGGTTCTTTGCTATTGGCCAAATGAGGAAGGCACTCAATGTGTTCGAGGCAATGCCTGTCAAGGACTCTGCGTCACTGTCTGCAATGGTCTCCGGTTTTATCAGGAATGGCTGGTTGCACGAGGCTGATGAGCTGCTTACAAAACGCTTGAGGgcgatggacatggacaaggctGTTGATGCTTTCAACACTCTTATTGCTGCATATGGACAAACCGGGAGGGTAACTGATGCAAGGAGGTTATTTTCTATGATTCCAAAAACACAGAGCCAGCACAAGGGGCATAAGAGGAGGGTGTTTGAGAGGAATGTTGTGTCATGGAACTCGATGATGATGTGCTATATCAGAACTGGAGATGTTTGCTCAGCTAGGGCATTGTTTGATGAGATGCCATTCAAGGACTTGGTGACATGGAACACTATGATAGCAGGGTACACTCAAGCCTCAGACATGGAGGAGGCAGAGAAGCTGTTTGGGGAAGTGCCAGCCCCTGATGCAGTGACCTGGAATTTGATGATACGAGGGTTTACACAAAAAGGGGATGTGGAACATGCTCGGGGATTCTTTGATAGGATGCCAGAGCAGAGCACCATCACGTGGAATACAATGATATCGGGTTATGAGCAAAATGAGGATTATGATTGTACAATCAAGCTATTTCAAAGGATGCTAGAAGTTGGTGAGAGGCCTGATCCTCACACTTTCTCTTCAGTTCTAGCAGCATGCGCATCACTTGCCATGTTACGCCTTGGGGCTCAGCTCCACCAacttattgaaaaatcatttctGCCAGATACGGCAACCAACAATGCACTTATGACAATGTATTCCAGATGTGGTGAACTAACCAGTGCAAAGGCCATCTTCAGCCAGATGCATACACAAAAAGATTTAGTTTCTTGGAATGCACTGATAGGAGGTTATGAGCACCATGGTAATGCTACAGAAGCATTGCGCCTGTTTCAGGAGATGAGGAGTGCCAAGGTTATGCCAACTCACATAACTTTTATTTCTCTCCTGAGTGCATGTGGAAATGCTGGCCTTGTCTCCGAAGGACAGGTGGTTTTTCATACCATGGTTCATGAATACGGCCTTGCTCCTAGGGTTGAGCACTATGCTGCGCTTGTCAATCTCATAGGGCGACATGGCCAGCTTGAGGATGCACTGGAGGTGATCAAGAGCATGCCAATTGCTCCAGACCGAGCTGTGTGGGGCGCATTCCTTGGAGCCTGCACTGCTAAAAAGAATGAAGTGCTGGCTGCAGTGGCTGCCAATGCATTATCCAAGATTGATCCTGAGAGTTCAGCTCCATATGTTTTGATGCATAACTTACATGCCCATGAGGGGAGGTGGGGAAGTGCATCTGTGGTTAGAGAAGACATGGAACGGCTAGGGATTCACAAGCATCCAGGGTACAGCTGGATTGATCTGCACGACAAG AGATTGGAGCTAGACGGCCATGTGAAATTGTTATATTTGgagaagagaagaggttttgcggTGTAG
- the LOC8081291 gene encoding protein RKD2, producing MEPKNEESSLWPYWTGAWPDSHLLEEEALLSGLSLPSLHFHPSCSTITSTNILQGELDAIFEDDVLRHWDDMELQSGNKVEEEAGNERLPLLCYTEEEKEAVSSNNKVVVRAAGQQAVRSPEEQVLTFELVSQYFYMPIMQAARELNVGLTLLKKRCRELGIPRWPHRKMKSLQSLIKNVQVLQEAGKATDEEQLRALVEMLQQEKQLLEQRPYEQLDEKTKRLRQACFKANYKKKRLLALKGGEAPR from the exons ATGGAGCCCAAGAATGAAGAGAG CAGCTTGTGGCCTTACTGGACAGGTGCTTGGCCTGATAGCCACCTGCTTGAAGAGGAAGCGCTTCTCTCCGGCCTCTCCTTACCAAGCTTGCACTTCCATCCATCGTGCTCCACCATTACATCCACCAACATTCTGCAAG GTGAGCTCGACGCCATCTTTGAGGATGATGTGCTGAGGCACTGGGATGACATGGAGCTTCAGTCTGGAAACAAGGTAGAGGAGGAAGCAGGCAACGAGAGGCTGCCGCTGCTTTGCTACACCGAGGAGGAGAAGGAAGCAGTGTCCTCGAACAATAAGGTCGTCGTCAGAGCAGCAGGCCAGCAAGCAGTGAGATCGCCAGAGGAGCAGGTGCTCACGTTCGAGCTCGTGTCGCAGTACTTCTACATGCCGATCATGCAGGCGGCGCGGGAGCTCAACGTCGGCCTCACCCTCCTCAAGAAGAGGTGCAGGGAACTGGGCATCCCTAGGTGGCCGCATCGCAAGATGAAGAGCTTGCAGTCCCTCATCAAGAATGTCCAG GTCCTGCAGGAGGCGGGCAAGGCGACCGATGAGGAGCAGCTGAGGGCGTTGGTGGAGATGTTGCAGCAGGAGAAGCAGCTTCTGGAGCAGAGGCCGTATGAGCAGCTAGATGAAAAGACCAAGAGGCTCAGGCAGGCCTGCTTCAAGGCCAACTACAAGAAGAAACGGCTCTTGGCTCTCAAAGGAGGGGAGGCACCAAGATGA